The Echeneis naucrates chromosome 10, fEcheNa1.1, whole genome shotgun sequence genome has a window encoding:
- the hprt1 gene encoding hypoxanthine-guanine phosphoribosyltransferase isoform X1: MATPSSSCVVISDEEQGYDLDLFCIPKHYAADLERVYIPHGLILDRTERLAREILKEMGGHHIVALCVLKGGYKFFADLLDYIKALNRNSDRSIPMTVDFIRLKSYCNDQSTGEIKVIGGDDLSTLTGKNVLIVEDIIDTGKTMKTLLQLLKQYNPKMVKVASLLVKRTPRSVGYRPDFVGFEVPDKFVVGYALDYNEYFRDLNHICVISETGKEKYKA, encoded by the exons ATGGCGACACCCAGCAGCTCCTGTGTTGTG atcaGTGATGAAGAGCAGGGTTATGACCTGGACCTTTTCTGCATACCAAAACACTATGCTGCAGACCTGGAGAGGGTGTACATCCCACATGGACTCATCTTGGACAG GACAGAGAGACTGGCTAGAGAGATCTTAAAGGAAATGGGAGGGCACCATATTGTAGCTCTCTGTGTACTGAAAGGGGGGTACAAGTTCTTTGCAGACCTGCTGGACTACATCAAGGCTCTGAACAGGAACAGTGACCGCTCCATCCCAATGACAGTGGATTTCATCCGCCTGAAGAGCTACTGT AATGATCAGTCAACGGGTGAAATCAAAGTTATTGGTGGAGATGACTTGTCTACGCTGACAGGAAAG AATGTCTTGATCGTGGAG GATATAATCGATACAGGGAAGACAATGAAGACATTACTTCAACTCCTCAAACAGTACAATCCCAAAATGGTGAAAGTAGCAAG TCTATTGGTGAAAAGAACACCCAGAAGTGTTGGCTATCGACCTGACT ttgtGGGATTTGAGGTTCCCGACAAATTTGTGGTTGGATATGCGCTAGACTACAACGAGTACTTCAGAGATCTAAAT CATATCTGCGTCATTAGTGAAACAGGGAAGGAGAAATACAAGGCATGA
- the hprt1 gene encoding hypoxanthine-guanine phosphoribosyltransferase isoform X2: protein MATPSSSCVISDEEQGYDLDLFCIPKHYAADLERVYIPHGLILDRTERLAREILKEMGGHHIVALCVLKGGYKFFADLLDYIKALNRNSDRSIPMTVDFIRLKSYCNDQSTGEIKVIGGDDLSTLTGKNVLIVEDIIDTGKTMKTLLQLLKQYNPKMVKVASLLVKRTPRSVGYRPDFVGFEVPDKFVVGYALDYNEYFRDLNHICVISETGKEKYKA from the exons ATGGCGACACCCAGCAGCTCCTGTGTT atcaGTGATGAAGAGCAGGGTTATGACCTGGACCTTTTCTGCATACCAAAACACTATGCTGCAGACCTGGAGAGGGTGTACATCCCACATGGACTCATCTTGGACAG GACAGAGAGACTGGCTAGAGAGATCTTAAAGGAAATGGGAGGGCACCATATTGTAGCTCTCTGTGTACTGAAAGGGGGGTACAAGTTCTTTGCAGACCTGCTGGACTACATCAAGGCTCTGAACAGGAACAGTGACCGCTCCATCCCAATGACAGTGGATTTCATCCGCCTGAAGAGCTACTGT AATGATCAGTCAACGGGTGAAATCAAAGTTATTGGTGGAGATGACTTGTCTACGCTGACAGGAAAG AATGTCTTGATCGTGGAG GATATAATCGATACAGGGAAGACAATGAAGACATTACTTCAACTCCTCAAACAGTACAATCCCAAAATGGTGAAAGTAGCAAG TCTATTGGTGAAAAGAACACCCAGAAGTGTTGGCTATCGACCTGACT ttgtGGGATTTGAGGTTCCCGACAAATTTGTGGTTGGATATGCGCTAGACTACAACGAGTACTTCAGAGATCTAAAT CATATCTGCGTCATTAGTGAAACAGGGAAGGAGAAATACAAGGCATGA